One Succinispira mobilis DSM 6222 genomic window carries:
- a CDS encoding AAA family ATPase, producing the protein MVYLRELYLPDGDKEFDYIVNNIKRKCYNTLYPFKILSQKQLSYLEFEPITILYGGNGSGKTTLLNIIAEKLKLTRGTIGNSSSFFEEYLKLCACNIKGGAIPQASRIITSDDVFDFVLKLRMLNEGVDDKREKLFAEYLQMRQQRPPRENILQKSNELKKIVAAQSMTQSMYVKRNLGLNLKEESNGESAFAYFREKISENALYLLDEPENSLSPERQMQLVDFLAESARFFGCQFIIATHSPFVLALKGAKIYDLDEYPVTTKKWTQLHNVRVYYEFFQKYRAEFEK; encoded by the coding sequence ATGGTTTATTTACGAGAACTATATTTACCAGATGGCGATAAAGAATTTGATTATATTGTAAATAACATAAAAAGAAAATGTTATAATACCTTGTATCCATTTAAAATTTTATCGCAAAAACAGCTTAGCTATTTAGAGTTTGAGCCGATAACAATACTTTATGGTGGCAATGGTTCTGGTAAAACTACGCTTTTAAATATTATTGCCGAAAAATTAAAATTAACTAGAGGTACAATCGGTAATAGTTCCAGTTTTTTTGAAGAATATCTAAAGTTATGTGCATGTAATATTAAAGGTGGTGCTATTCCACAAGCTAGTAGGATTATTACTAGCGATGATGTTTTTGATTTTGTTTTAAAGTTACGGATGTTAAACGAGGGTGTTGATGATAAGCGGGAAAAACTATTTGCGGAATATCTGCAAATGCGTCAACAAAGGCCACCTCGGGAAAATATACTACAAAAAAGCAATGAACTAAAAAAGATTGTTGCGGCCCAATCAATGACACAGTCGATGTATGTTAAACGCAATCTCGGACTAAATCTTAAAGAAGAATCTAACGGCGAAAGTGCTTTTGCTTATTTTAGAGAAAAAATTTCCGAAAACGCCTTATATCTTTTAGATGAACCTGAAAATAGTCTATCGCCAGAAAGACAAATGCAATTAGTAGATTTTTTAGCTGAATCTGCTCGTTTTTTTGGTTGCCAATTTATTATTGCTACGCATTCGCCTTTTGTATTGGCTTTAAAAGGAGCAAAAATTTATGATTTAGACGAATACCCCGTTACTACAAAAAAATGGACTCAGTTGCATAATGTACGGGTTTATTATGAATTTTTTCAAAAATATCGGGCGGAATTTGAAAAATAA
- a CDS encoding glycerate kinase yields MEKIILIPDSFKGTLSSQEVCEAMKQAVVKICPQAQVVTIPVADGGEGTVDAFLAAMSGRKIHCKVRGPLGEPLDSFYGILSDGSVVIEMAAAAGLPLVSGRLSVGTATTYGVGELMQHAITAGTKKIILGLGGSATNDGGCGAAAALGCVFYNYQGEKFVPTGDTLRDIASIDIRKLQNNIVGVEVVVMCDITNPLCGPLGAAAIFAPQKGASLEQVESLDAGLAHLAQKLVELGYSPVDKLPGAGAAGGMGAGAAAFFQGRLMRGIDVVLDAVNFTQLLAGADVVFTGEGKFDNQSLMGKVVAGVAARAKVAGVPVICLAGAVDEVSEQAYEKGLTAVFSINRKPVPFSEAVTCSRENLVLVMENILRLLV; encoded by the coding sequence ATGGAAAAAATTATTTTGATACCAGATTCTTTTAAAGGCACATTATCTTCTCAGGAAGTTTGTGAGGCTATGAAACAGGCGGTTGTTAAAATTTGCCCACAAGCTCAAGTTGTTACAATACCAGTGGCCGATGGGGGTGAGGGAACTGTAGATGCTTTTTTGGCGGCAATGTCGGGGCGCAAGATTCATTGCAAGGTACGAGGTCCTTTAGGTGAGCCGTTGGATTCTTTTTATGGTATTTTAAGTGATGGGTCGGTTGTTATTGAAATGGCGGCCGCAGCTGGATTACCACTTGTTAGCGGTCGTTTGTCGGTGGGCACTGCAACTACTTATGGAGTAGGTGAATTGATGCAACATGCCATTACTGCTGGAACTAAGAAAATTATTCTAGGGTTGGGTGGTAGTGCGACTAATGACGGTGGGTGTGGTGCAGCGGCAGCTTTAGGCTGTGTGTTTTACAATTATCAGGGGGAAAAATTTGTGCCAACGGGCGATACTCTCAGGGATATTGCTTCAATTGATATTCGTAAGTTGCAAAACAATATCGTTGGAGTAGAGGTAGTTGTGATGTGTGATATAACTAATCCTTTGTGTGGTCCTTTGGGAGCGGCGGCAATTTTTGCTCCGCAAAAAGGTGCAAGTTTAGAGCAAGTTGAAAGCTTGGATGCGGGGTTGGCTCACTTGGCGCAAAAATTAGTAGAGCTAGGTTATAGTCCTGTAGATAAATTGCCTGGAGCTGGAGCTGCTGGTGGTATGGGAGCTGGGGCGGCGGCCTTTTTTCAGGGGCGACTGATGCGGGGTATAGATGTAGTATTAGATGCGGTAAATTTTACGCAACTACTAGCTGGCGCCGATGTGGTGTTTACTGGTGAAGGAAAATTTGATAATCAATCGCTAATGGGCAAAGTTGTTGCAGGTGTAGCGGCACGAGCTAAGGTTGCTGGGGTGCCAGTAATTTGTTTAGCTGGCGCAGTTGATGAAGTTAGCGAGCAGGCTTATGAAAAAGGGTTGACGGCAGTTTTTAGTATTAATCGCAAGCCAGTGCCTTTTAGTGAAGCTGTGACTTGTAGCCGAGAAAATCTGGTGTTGGTAATGGAAAATATTCTGCGGCTATTGGTGTAG
- a CDS encoding MerR family transcriptional regulator yields the protein MLISEVGEKYGLTPDTLRYYERIGLIPPVKRRPNGIREYDDYSCGWIQFIHCMRKAGMPVETLVEYVQLYQQGAVTKEARKELLLEEHRRLNERIVELQAVKERLLYKINNYDQLEESVVIMNKDNW from the coding sequence ATGCTTATATCAGAAGTAGGTGAAAAATACGGGTTAACACCTGATACACTGCGGTATTACGAGCGAATTGGACTTATTCCTCCAGTTAAGCGTAGGCCTAATGGAATTCGAGAATATGATGATTATAGTTGTGGCTGGATTCAATTTATTCACTGCATGCGAAAAGCTGGGATGCCAGTAGAAACTCTTGTTGAGTATGTTCAACTTTATCAACAAGGAGCGGTTACGAAAGAGGCAAGAAAAGAACTTTTATTAGAAGAGCACCGTAGATTGAATGAACGTATTGTGGAACTGCAGGCCGTTAAAGAGCGCTTGTTGTATAAAATTAACAATTACGATCAGCTTGAAGAATCTGTGGTAATTATGAATAAAGATAATTGGTAA